One Setaria italica strain Yugu1 chromosome II, Setaria_italica_v2.0, whole genome shotgun sequence DNA segment encodes these proteins:
- the LOC101756032 gene encoding MLO-like protein 1 yields the protein MAGGAAKAAGGPEITLEHTPTWIVAAVCSVIVVISLVFERLLHGLGKRLKKGSKKPLYDALLKIKEELMLLGFISLLLTVFQGTAQKICVRESIMHHMLPCPLPSAGAKYGGAVFAGVLGGARRLLAGGAADDYCQRKGKVPILSIEAMHQLHIFIFVLAVTHVVLSAITAILGIAQTRNWRRWEEKIQFNNDSDPQMIKHVQEFKFIRDHVKGHGKRWKIFGWLRSFFKQFYGSVTEEDYTAMRLGFITKHCKGHPKFNFYKYMIRAFEADFKKVVGISWYLWALLVVFLLLNVHGWYVYIWLTLAPFILLLVVGSKMEHIITELAVQVAQKHTAIEGDVVVTPSDDFFWFHQPKLVLHLIHIVLFQNAFEIAFFFWLLVTFGFKSCIMGKPGYAISRLVISVISQLLCGYSTLPLYAIVSHMGNSFKKAIFDDNVSEGLVTWAQNARRRKGKNTTNADSSASSVDGRYGGAIQMTNA from the exons ATGGCTGGAGGAGCAGCGAAAGCCGCCGGCGGGCCGGAGATAACGCTGGAGCACACGCCCACATGGATCGTCGCCGCCGTTTGCTCCGTCATCGTTGTCATCTCCCTAGTCTTCGAGCGGCTGCTCCACGGCCTTGGCAAG AGGCTGAAGAAAGGCAGCAAGAAGCCACTGTACGATGCCCTCCTCAAGATTAAAGAAG AGCTGATGCTGCTAGGGTTCATATCGCTCCTGCTCACCGTGTTCCAGGGCACAGCGCAGAAGATCTGCGTCCGGGAGAGCATCATGCACCACATGCTTCCCTGCCCGCTGCCGAGTGCTGGTGCCAAATACGGCGGCGCCGTCTTCGCCGGCGTGCTGGGTGGTGCAAGGCGGCTCCTGGCTGGAGGCGCCGCCGATGACTACTGCCAGAGGAAG GGAAAAGTTCCAATTCTTTCGATTGAAGCTATGCATCAGTTACACATATTCATCTTTGTCTTAGCAGTCACACATGTGGTTCTCAGTGCTATTACAGCTATTCTTGGAATCGCACAG ACAAGAAACTGGAGACGGTGGGAAGAAAAGATCCAATTCAACAATGACAGTG ATCCTCAGATGATAAAACATGTGCAAGAATTCAAATTTATCCGAGATCATGTTAAGGGGCATGGAAAACGTTGGAAAATATTTGGCTGGCTG AGGTCTTTCTTCAAACAATTCTACGGGTCAGTCACTGAGGAGGACTATACAGCCATGCGACTTGGCTTCATCACG AAACATTGCAAGGGGCAcccaaaattcaatttttacaAGTACATGATTAGAGCATTCGAGGCTGACTTCAAGAAAGTTGTTGGTATAAG TTGGTACCTATGGGCTTTGCTAGTGGTATTCTTACTATTGAACGTCCATG GATGGTATGTCTACATATGGTTAACATTGGCCCCTTTCATT TTGCTACTTGTGGTTGGAAGTAAGATGGAACATATCATTACTGAGTTGGCTGTTCAAGTTGCCCAGAAGCATACCGCAATAGAAGGGGATGTGGTGGTCACTCCTTCGGATGATTTCTTTTGGTTCCACCAGCCTAAATTAGTCCTCCACTTGATACACATTGTTCTGTTCCAAAATGCATTTGAGATTGCATTCTTCTTTTGGCTTCTG GTAACATTTGGATTTAAATCATGTATTATGGGAAAACCAGGATATGCTATTTCCCGACTTGTAATAAG TGTCATCAGCCAACTACTTTGTGGTTATAGCACACTACCTCTCTACGCTATTGTCTCTCAT ATGGGAAATTCATTCAAGAAAGCCATATTCGATGATAATGTATCTGAAGGTCTTGTCACCTGGGCTCAAAATGCTAGAAGGCGTAAAGGAAAGAACACAACAAATGCAGACAGTAGTGCCTCTTCTGTTGATGGGAGATATGGTGGTGCTATTCAAATGACAAATGCATGA